A stretch of DNA from Vulcanisaeta thermophila:
CCTATGAATAACCCCCTAATCATATGTTTTCGCTGATTCCCTGGTTATTTTAAGTGTTTTTCCACGTTACTTAACTGCTGTTTATTTATAATTCGTTATTTGCCGTTTTTAGCAAAAATAATTAAACTATATATGGGGGAAGCATTTAAAAAACTACTAATGACTTAGTCCTGTATGAGTCAGGAGGTTAGGATTGTAACCAGTGGTAAGGTTATTCAGAGTCCCTGTGGGCCCATTGTACACGGTCTTGAGGATGTCCTTGTGAAGACAACAACCATTAGTGATATTGATGGTAGGAATGGTATACTTTGGTATAGGGGTTATAGGATTGAGGACTTGGCCAATAACTCAACATATGAGGAGGTGGTGCACCTAATACTTTACGGTAAGCTACCCAATAAGAGGGAGCTTGAAGACTTAAAAACACGCCTCGCCAGTAATAGGGATCTGCACCCGGCGACCGTGGATGTCATAAAGGCGTTGGCTAAGGCGGACCCAATGTTTGCCCTGGAGGCTGCGGTGGCCACGGAGGGTGCTTATGATGAGGATAACCTTAAGTTGGCAGATGCCCTGAGGAGTGGTCGTTATAAGGAGACTGAGAAGGCCCTGGCCCTTAGGATCGCTGAGAAGCTCATTGCTAAGTTACCGACAATCGTGGCTTACCACTATAGGTTCTCCAGGGGCCTCGATGTGGTGAGGCCCAGGAGTGATCTTGGGCACTCCGCTAATTTCCTCTTCATGTTCTTCGGTAAGGAACCGGACCCCCTGGCCGTCAGGGCCGTGGACCTATACCTGGTACTTCATGCTGACCATGAGATACCGGCCTCGACATTCACGGCCTTGGTCATAGGGGCTACCCTAAGTGATCTCTACTCGGTCATAGCGGGTGCCATAGGCGCACTTAAGGGTCCACTTCATGGGGGCGCCAATGAGGCTGCCGTTAAGTCCTACCTAGAGATAGGCGACCCAGCTAAGGCTAAGGATGTTGTGGAGGCCGCTACGAAGCCCGGCGGCCCCAGGCTCATGGGTGTGGGTCACCGTGTTTACAAGGCCTATGACCCAAGGGCCAGGATATTCAAGGGATTGGTTGAGGATTATGTTAAGAAGTTTGGTGATCCACAGAAGCTCTATGCAATAGCCAGTTCCATAGAGCAGGCGGTGCTTTCACACCCATACTTCCAGCAGAGGAGGTTATTCCCCAATGTGGACTTTTGGTCTGGGATTGTGTTCTACTACATGGGTATACCCTATGAGTACTTCACACCGTTATTCGCAATGTCGAGGGTCGTGGGCTGGACAGCGCACGTCATTGAGTACTGGGATAACAACAGGCTCTTTAGGCCCAGGGCCTGTTATGTGGGACCCCATGACCTTCAGTACGTACCCATTGAAAAGAGGGAGTGATGCATCGGCGTCGTGACTCACCATAAAAACTAATCCCATATTATCTTAATGGGAATACTTGGTATAATGGAGGGGAAAGCTAATTAAATATGCTCAGTATAGCCCACGGGGTTATGAGCTCTGGAGGGGTTTTGGACATGGTGATGAGGAGCTATGGTGAATTTAGGGGATTGGCCGCCCGGGCCATCCTCAACTACATAATCACAGAGTTGGAGGAGGGGCAGGGCGATGAAGGAGCCAATGAGGTTCTTAAGAGGGCCCTGTCATTAATTGACATGGAAAGGAACGATCTTGATAAGCTTAGGTCCTTAATCGAGGGATTGATGCC
This window harbors:
- a CDS encoding citrate synthase/methylcitrate synthase, producing MSQEVRIVTSGKVIQSPCGPIVHGLEDVLVKTTTISDIDGRNGILWYRGYRIEDLANNSTYEEVVHLILYGKLPNKRELEDLKTRLASNRDLHPATVDVIKALAKADPMFALEAAVATEGAYDEDNLKLADALRSGRYKETEKALALRIAEKLIAKLPTIVAYHYRFSRGLDVVRPRSDLGHSANFLFMFFGKEPDPLAVRAVDLYLVLHADHEIPASTFTALVIGATLSDLYSVIAGAIGALKGPLHGGANEAAVKSYLEIGDPAKAKDVVEAATKPGGPRLMGVGHRVYKAYDPRARIFKGLVEDYVKKFGDPQKLYAIASSIEQAVLSHPYFQQRRLFPNVDFWSGIVFYYMGIPYEYFTPLFAMSRVVGWTAHVIEYWDNNRLFRPRACYVGPHDLQYVPIEKRE